The genome window ACGGCACCCACACCATCTCCACCGTCGGCGGCTCCGGCGCGGCCAGCGGCGGCAAGAAGAAGGGCGTCGCCCCCGGCGCCGACCTGCTCGCGGGCAAGGTCCTCAACGACAGCGGCTCCGGCGCCGAGTCCTGGATCATCGCCGGCATGCAGTGGGCCGTCGACCAGAAGGCCGACGTCGTCTCCATGAGCCTCGGCAGCCCGGAGCCGACCGACTGCACCGACCCGATGAGCGTCGCCGCCGAGGAACTCGCGCAGAACAAGGGCACCCTGTTCGTGATCGCGGCCGGCAACTCGGGCCCGACGCTGAACACCGTCTCCTCGCCCGGCTGCGCCCCGAGCGTGCTGACCGTCGGCGCCGTCGACCGCGACGACTCCACGGCCCAGTTCTCCAGCCGCGGACCCGTGATCGGATCGCACACCCTCAAGCCCGAGATCGCCGCCCCCGGCGTCGCCATCTCGGCCGCTGCGGCCGGTGGCCGCGGCATCTACGCGTACCAGACGATGTCCGGTACGTCGATGGCCACCCCGCATGTCGCGGGCGCCGCAGCCATCGTGAAGCAGCGTCACCCCGACTGGACCGCCCAGCAGATCAAGGCGGCGCTCGTCTCGTCCGCGAAGAGCGACATCCCCGGCGACGTACGCGAGACCGGCGGCGGCCGCCTCGACGTCAAGGCCGCCATCGACACCACTCTCGTCGGCGCCCCCGCCGTCCAGGGCGGCACCTTCAACTGGCCGCAGGACAAGAGCGACCGCACCACGGTCGACGTCCCGTACACCAACTCCGGCACCAAGCCGGTGAAGCTGTCGCTGAAGGTCCAGGGCGTCACCGGGAACGACGGCTCCGCCGTCCGCTCCTCCGTCGCGAGGTTCGACGCGAGCACCGTCACCGTTCCGGCCGGAGCCACCGTCGAGGTCCCGCTGAAGATCGACCCGACGGCGAAGCTGAAGGCCGCCCAGTACGGCGACGTCACCGGACGCGTGCTGGCCACCGGCCCCGGCGGCGTCAAGGTCTCCACCCCGTTCTCGCTGTACATCGGGGCCGAGACCGTCACGCTGCGGGTCAAGCTCGTCGACGCTGCCGGCAAGGCCGCCGCGGGCTTCTCCTCGCTCGACGTGATCGGCACCGACAACGCCAGCGGCGAACGCCGCTTCAACGAGGGCGCCACCGACCAGGTCTACCAGGTGCGCCCCGGCGCGTACTTCGTGTCCGGCTTCGTCACCACGCCCGACCCGAAGGACGCCACCGGCAACCTGGACGAGTCCGTCGCCTACCTCGCGCGGCCCCAGCTGAACGTCACCAAGGACACCACCCTGGTCCTGGACGCCCGCAAGGCCCACCGGATCCAGGTGAAGACCGAGGACCGCGCCTCCGAGAACCGCTCCACGACGCTCGCGTTCGGCCGCAGCTGGGACGATGTCTGGCTGCACTCGGGCTCCATCACCGGCGGCTCCGCGGTCAAGAACTACCTGGCCGATGTGCAGGGCAGGGCGAGTGACGGCGACTTCGAGTTCGCCAGCTTCTGGCGCGCCTACGCCCCGCAGATCGAGAAGCTGTCGGTCGTCGGCGGCGTCGAACTGCACCCGAAGACGGCGAGCACCGGTTCGGTCAACCTCGACGGCACGGGCGAGGCCGCACTCGTCGACGCCGGTACGGGTACCCCCGACGAGCTGAAGGCCGCGGGCGTCGCCGGGAAGTTCGCCCTGGTCGAGGTCGGTGACGACGCCGGCAATGTGTACACCCAGGCGCGCGACGCCAAGGCCGCCGGTGCCAAGGCCGTCATCGCCCACCGCCCCTCCGCGGGCCCCTGGCAGCCGTCCGTCGGCTACGCCCCGTCGGTGCTGCCCGCGCTCGGCATCGAGGCGAGCGAGGCCGATGCGCTGAAGGCCGCCCTGGCCGACGGCCCGGTCAAGCTGCGCTGGAAGGCCACCGCGGTCAGCCCGTTC of Streptomyces sp. NBC_01363 contains these proteins:
- a CDS encoding S8 family serine peptidase translates to MRPISRTALGAATAAVLAVTAIAPSAAAPQDDATGKRPLTGSVAAEAKKGKPVTVTLVTGDKVLVSTGSSGAASVTALPREDGTVPLVQTRQSGKDLYVYPDTAAAALAAGKVDEELFNVTGLIRQGYDDAHAKSLPLIAVYGKEQARSAPAIPRGAERGLALDAIDGVALKAEKAKAADFWSDVTNPRSRSASGLKKLWLDRKVQATLDRSTKQIGADLAWAAGYDGKGTKVAVLDTGVDAEHPDLKGRVTASENFTDSDSTDDRQGHGTHTISTVGGSGAASGGKKKGVAPGADLLAGKVLNDSGSGAESWIIAGMQWAVDQKADVVSMSLGSPEPTDCTDPMSVAAEELAQNKGTLFVIAAGNSGPTLNTVSSPGCAPSVLTVGAVDRDDSTAQFSSRGPVIGSHTLKPEIAAPGVAISAAAAGGRGIYAYQTMSGTSMATPHVAGAAAIVKQRHPDWTAQQIKAALVSSAKSDIPGDVRETGGGRLDVKAAIDTTLVGAPAVQGGTFNWPQDKSDRTTVDVPYTNSGTKPVKLSLKVQGVTGNDGSAVRSSVARFDASTVTVPAGATVEVPLKIDPTAKLKAAQYGDVTGRVLATGPGGVKVSTPFSLYIGAETVTLRVKLVDAAGKAAAGFSSLDVIGTDNASGERRFNEGATDQVYQVRPGAYFVSGFVTTPDPKDATGNLDESVAYLARPQLNVTKDTTLVLDARKAHRIQVKTEDRASENRSTTLAFGRSWDDVWLHSGSITGGSAVKNYLADVQGRASDGDFEFASFWRAYAPQIEKLSVVGGVELHPKTASTGSVNLDGTGEAALVDAGTGTPDELKAAGVAGKFALVEVGDDAGNVYTQARDAKAAGAKAVIAHRPSAGPWQPSVGYAPSVLPALGIEASEADALKAALADGPVKLRWKATAVSPFVYNLAFPETGPVTSDRTYKVRDTELGKVTADYEAMGVAADYVDTMIINRPYGGTFSAVTDSVAVPGKRTEYYSAGDTAWVRYLSSSFPWGEMMVDQPRTYTAGSKRTENWYRGIPAPAAPRDAAGKLQLAGERQDNLIGVAPGFWSDSEHAGLQGSFGDMGNIRLSSGGKVIGESGWPSGAFTVPAEDAAYELTMETAKFGQPSAVWKRSTSTETTWKFRSKRDENAYSQGLPLLFPGYDLAADGLKTLAAKDGQTIGLSVTGHAGYTPGKLTAAKVSYSYDGGETWIDATTAQQGGRWTATVNHAGAAGKPVTLKTELTDANGNSVTQTVNDAYAVR